A stretch of Paenibacillus peoriae DNA encodes these proteins:
- a CDS encoding LysR family transcriptional regulator yields MELRQLEYFYAVCQELHFTRAAEKVGISQPSLSQQIRLLEHEIGTLLFDRIGKKTALTESGELLLKYTRNIFHELEQAKTSIDELNGLQRGTISIGTLLTVENYLIPPTLRSFHHLYPGVKISVFGLRTGDIQKQLLENKLDIGIVFLPMKGDELETISLYREEMAFAVPVGHPLENQDKLGIEVLQTTPSILLPEQYFIRQLINKACKDVGFIPEPVFEITTMQSLINMVIDRIGVTILPRPYLEYLNHPRIRIIPILNVNLARYIGIIYRKDKYLSAATRIFINTLKETSLHLTQNFMKGTD; encoded by the coding sequence ATGGAGTTAAGACAACTTGAATATTTTTACGCTGTGTGCCAAGAGCTACATTTTACAAGAGCAGCAGAAAAGGTAGGGATTTCTCAACCTTCTTTAAGTCAACAAATTCGTTTGTTAGAACATGAAATTGGCACACTTTTATTTGATCGCATTGGTAAAAAGACGGCTCTTACGGAATCAGGGGAATTACTCTTAAAGTATACACGTAACATTTTTCATGAACTGGAACAGGCAAAAACCTCAATAGATGAACTAAATGGCCTTCAAAGAGGAACCATTTCTATAGGCACCTTGTTAACCGTTGAAAATTACCTCATTCCGCCCACATTACGTAGTTTTCATCATCTATATCCTGGTGTTAAGATATCTGTGTTTGGATTACGTACTGGGGATATTCAAAAACAACTGTTAGAAAATAAGCTGGATATAGGCATTGTTTTTTTACCTATGAAAGGGGATGAATTAGAAACCATTTCTTTATATAGAGAGGAAATGGCGTTTGCAGTGCCTGTTGGACACCCGTTAGAGAATCAGGATAAATTAGGTATAGAAGTCTTGCAAACAACACCTTCCATCTTACTTCCTGAACAATATTTTATAAGACAGCTTATAAATAAAGCTTGTAAAGATGTGGGGTTTATTCCAGAACCGGTCTTTGAAATTACAACCATGCAATCTTTAATTAATATGGTTATAGATAGGATAGGGGTAACTATATTACCGCGACCTTACTTAGAGTACCTTAACCATCCTCGTATCAGAATTATTCCCATTTTAAATGTTAATCTTGCTCGATATATAGGAATTATCTACAGGAAAGATAAATACCTGAGTGCTGCGACACGTATTTTTATTAATACTCTAAAAGAGACTTCACTCCATTTGACTCAGAATTTTATGAAAGGCACTGATTAA
- a CDS encoding cation diffusion facilitator family transporter, with translation MAGHNHGHRHNNKKVLLISFIIITTYMLVEAFGGFITNSLALFSDAGHMLSDSLALAIALFAFKFGEKAVNKEKTFGYRRFEILAAMLNGVTLIAIALYIFYEAIERFINPPEVATVGMLVISIVGLFINILVAWIMMRGSDTEHNLNMRGAYLHVLSDMLGSVGAIIAALLMMFLGWGWADPLASVIVAVLVLRSGYFVSKSSLHVLMEGTPRNIDVEEVVQAISQFEGVKAVHDVHIWSITSNLNALTAHIVVDGNKTVYETEALLHSIEHMLEHKNIPHSTLQIESEQHRHDESIMCTIESGAPDAHAHHSH, from the coding sequence ATGGCAGGACATAATCATGGACATCGACACAACAATAAAAAAGTTTTGCTGATCTCCTTCATCATCATCACTACTTACATGCTGGTCGAAGCTTTTGGTGGATTTATTACCAATAGTTTAGCTTTGTTCTCGGATGCAGGTCATATGTTATCGGATTCTCTTGCGTTGGCGATCGCTTTGTTCGCGTTTAAGTTTGGAGAGAAAGCTGTCAATAAGGAAAAAACCTTTGGTTACAGGAGATTTGAAATATTGGCTGCAATGCTAAACGGTGTTACTCTGATTGCGATTGCCTTATACATTTTTTACGAAGCGATTGAAAGGTTTATAAATCCTCCAGAAGTAGCTACAGTAGGGATGCTAGTTATCAGTATTGTTGGCCTGTTCATTAATATACTCGTTGCCTGGATTATGATGCGAGGTAGCGATACAGAGCACAACCTGAATATGAGAGGTGCTTATCTGCACGTCCTCAGCGATATGCTGGGATCTGTTGGAGCGATTATTGCCGCTCTTCTGATGATGTTCTTGGGATGGGGTTGGGCAGACCCACTTGCTAGTGTAATTGTCGCAGTACTTGTCCTTCGCAGTGGTTACTTTGTTAGTAAGTCTTCCCTGCATGTGCTTATGGAAGGAACACCCCGTAACATTGATGTAGAGGAAGTCGTACAAGCCATTTCGCAGTTCGAAGGTGTGAAAGCCGTACATGATGTGCATATTTGGTCAATTACTAGCAACTTAAACGCTCTGACTGCGCATATTGTAGTTGATGGAAATAAAACAGTGTATGAAACCGAGGCCCTACTGCATAGTATCGAGCATATGCTGGAGCATAAGAACATTCCTCACTCTACTTTGCAGATCGAGTCCGAACAGCATAGACACGATGAATCCATTATGTGCACTATAGAGTCAGGTGCGCCGGATGCACATGCACATCATAGCCATTAA
- a CDS encoding family 1 glycosylhydrolase, which translates to MDPEVTNYCEKPFEINHSYLKSDFLTLNYYASDTAKACPEVADEQWSGVNVSGIKGEISGFETHPGFYEMCENPALETTDWAIDPTGLEYILRDIYTRYNMHLMITENGLGAYDELTIDGRIHDDYRIDYLKKHILAVKKAIDFGVKVISYNPWSAIDLLFTSNGYKKRYGLIYIDRTDDDIKQLKRYKKDSFYWYKKVVESNGKEI; encoded by the coding sequence ATGGATCCAGAGGTAACAAATTATTGCGAAAAACCATTTGAAATCAACCACTCATATTTAAAATCTGATTTTTTGACTCTGAATTACTATGCCAGTGACACAGCCAAAGCCTGTCCAGAGGTTGCCGATGAACAGTGGTCGGGAGTTAATGTCTCTGGTATCAAGGGAGAAATATCTGGCTTCGAAACACATCCGGGCTTCTATGAAATGTGCGAGAATCCTGCTCTGGAGACTACAGACTGGGCTATAGATCCAACTGGACTGGAATACATTTTGCGTGATATTTATACAAGATATAATATGCACTTGATGATCACAGAGAATGGTCTTGGTGCATACGACGAGTTGACCATTGATGGGAGGATTCATGATGATTACAGAATTGATTATTTGAAAAAACATATCCTCGCAGTTAAAAAAGCGATTGATTTTGGTGTAAAGGTCATTTCCTATAATCCGTGGTCTGCCATCGATTTATTATTCACTAGTAACGGATATAAAAAACGGTATGGATTAATTTATATAGATCGAACAGATGATGATATCAAACAATTAAAGCGTTATAAAAAAGATTCTTTTTATTGGTACAAAAAAGTTGTTGAGTCAAATGGGAAAGAAATTTAA